From the Lycorma delicatula isolate Av1 chromosome 4, ASM4794821v1, whole genome shotgun sequence genome, the window ATTTGACATAGAAGTGTTTTTTTCACAGTTGTAGACTTTGTGACATTTCTTTCCAGACAGATCTTGtatatcataaaataacaataataaccacCAAAACGGAGTACCAAAACctaaaaactaataccaaaagttgactttcatgggatcctgcatcatcagtgaCAAActtccaaaattacaaaaaaaaaaaaaaaatttacaaacataaaccCTAATAACCACAACACTTGAACAATATAACCCAATGCCAActgaaatgatattaaatttaaaatgtcacgCAACTACGTTCGTAAACACTGTTGCCAACTGCTACAAACCAACTTATgtctttaattaaatcattatcttcaaaaatgatctgttgattaatcatttcatagttaaatttataaatacactatCTCTCAAGTATACTCATTTTAGTGTTGTTACAAATTTCCAAgatttctaaattgtttttgtagTCTGTAAATACTATGCCCAGACAACAAATGGTCGACCACATTACACCCCTCTCTTTCTGCTTCTGTAAGCATTGTAATGTTCCATAAATCGCTTTTAAAAAGATCagttttcccaatataaattttattgctattacATTACATTGCttcataacatttaattatatatattccaCATAAATCCtctctattacttttattattattattattccttaaatattttataatatagttatttggTTTGTaaggtttttacatttatttttatcataagcgacagcaattttttttattattttatttgtataattgtattctaagaaaaaactattaataatctcTGTGTTAATTTCTTgtacaaattatgtaaaattataatggtACTTAATTCTCTGCTTTctgtatatcttttttataatcccaatatcaaaaccattaaatactgctatttgttttattatatctatttccTTCTTAAGCTTGTAGTCACTGTTCCTTGTATAATGTAAAGCTCTAAGTCAAGTTTTTATATGTACCAATTTTTTGTGACCATGGGTGATCAGCATTTGCACGTACTGTAATGCCATTCATTGtggtttttctataaaatgatgtTTCTATAACCtgctttcatttatttcaatctcaatatctaaaaaatatatttttctattcttttcaatttcgcatgtagttttaaattatcataataattattaagtttatttaaaattatcaaatgttcattatttataactgaatCATATACAAccaaaatatcatcaacatatcTTATCCATAATAACACTTTGTGCACATTCAATACACCatggacttattttttttttgtcttcagtcatttgactggtttgatgcagctctccaagattccctatctagtgctagtcgtttcatttcagtataccctctacatcctacatccccaacaatttgttttacatactccaaacgtggcctgcctacacaattttttccttctacctgtccttccaatattaaagcgactattccaggatgccttattatgtggcctataagtctgtctcttcttttaactatatttttccaaatgcttctttcttcatgtatttgccgcaatacatcttcatttgtcactttatccacccatctgatttttaacattctcctatagcaccacatttcaaaagcttctaatcttttcttttcagatactccgattgtccaagtttcacttccatataaagcgacactccaaacatacactttcaaaaatcttttcctgacatttaaattaatttttgatgtaaacaaattatatttcttactgaaggctcgtttagcttgtgctattcgacattttatatcgctcctgcttcgtccatctttagtaattttacttcccaaataacaaaattcttctacctccataatcttttctcctcctattttcacattcagcggtccatctttgttatttctactacatttcattacttttgttttgttcttgtttattttcatgcgatagttcttgcgtaggacttcatctatgccgttcattgtttcttctaaatcctttttactctcggctagaattactatatcatcagcaaatcgtagcatctttatcttttcaccttgtactgttactccgaatctaaattgttctttaacatcattaactgctagttccatgtaaagattaaaaagtaacggagatagggaacatccttgtcggactccctttcttattagggcttctttcttatgttcttcaattgttattgttgctgtttggttcctgtacatgttagcaattgttcttctatctctgtatttgaaccctaatttttttaaaatgctgaacattttattccagtctacgttatcgaaagccttttctaggtctataaacgccaagtatgttggtttgtttttctttaatcttccttctactattaatctgaggcctaaaatttgcttcccttgtccctatacttttcctgaaaccaaattggtcttctcctaacacttcttccactctcctctcaattcttctgtataaaattctagttaagatttttgatgcatgactagttaaactaattgttctgtattcttcacatttatctgcccctgctttctttggtatcataactataacatgGACTTATAATACTTTagaaatactgtataaaaattacaGACATAATCGCAGAAATAGGTGAACCTATACGTAAACCCTTTGTCTGGACAAATATTCCTTACAATGGTGATCAAAGCATTTGTAAACTCCTGGGTTtccttcaaattgtttttttattttattgtcttatcAACCGGTATACTAGGGTATATGATGGTCATATCATAACTTACAATTTTCAggttataattaactttaatacaatttaacttaTTTACCACTTGGTAATCATTCTTATactcaagatttatttttattctaagaatTTTGGCTATTACTTTAGctacaaaaaaacaacagtaaaagAATGGGTataattgagaaatattatatttttaaatttaaacagaagtatgaaataattaatcaacAGATTGTTTTTGAAGAAGACGATTTAATTAAAGGCATGTGGTACTTGGTTAAGTGTTTACGGATGCAGTTGCATAAtgttttaaacttattataaatcCAGTTGGCAATCAGTTATATTGTTCAAGTGTGGTTATTAggatttatgtttgtaaatttttagtttttatttgatgtaattttggaattttgtaaCAACTGATGACGTGGAATCCTGCGAAAgtcaacttttggtattagtttttagGTTCTGTTGCTTTATTTGGTGATCATATTGTTGTTATTTGGCAGAGaggtcagtatgttgatgaattgtttgaattttcacaaggtttttttatatatatcaatatatataaatgaggaAAAAGATAAATGAACACACTTATGAAAGAGAAGGCTCTTTTTACCAAGATAATGCAACAGTTTGCTCTTATGCAACTGTGACAGCAATATTGTTCATTACAAGTTCAACAGAAATTTAtccaaaatgatgaaaaataactgCCTATTTTGAAGACTTGGATAAATCTTCTTTAAGGATAGGATTGAAAAACTTGAGCACTGTTGAGTAAATTGTATAACTTGAAATAAtatgttgagaaataaaaataatttttttaaaaaactgtctttttgttgttttttgcaCAAATTTACCAAACAACCCTTGTAAATGATCAAAGCATCAACAGTATAAGTTACaatggtaaataattaaaaaaaaaatttaacatccaaCTGAGTATGTTGATATTCAAAAGTAATTGTGGATTAAATCAACATTGAGACTAAAtccttaattaaacaaaattaatgactggtattgaaaaaatcaaaacacaGACAGCAATTTAACAACCTTTAGCATacaaatcaaaagaataaaattgtacatatattaGAGACAAGGATTACTGAAACTATTGAtcaaagaatagaaataaatagtgaaacaataacaaaaagaagAAGAGGTTTCAGTGTTGCTGggacattaatttaaattttaaataaatgttaaaactctttcttatattattttatggcaTACAGGAATGggcaaaaaaagtttaataaaaatattgaggaTTTTGAGATATGGTGCTCTAGAAACTAGGGAAAAGAATGGATGACAAAAGTAGCTGATAAGGAAGTGTTTCATAAGGAAAAAAGTGAGTTATTAAATATTACCCAAAAACATAAATACAGTGTGTTATAAGGAGAGAAAGATATTTGTTGCCGAGGCTCATACAAGGGAAGATTAGGATTCGTGCAGGCAAAATTAACATCATGTTTAATTTATGCTGTAATTAATcctaatttataatacaaaataaatcattaacagtAGATAGCCAACATACAATTCTTTACCAAATGAATAGTTCATTTACTCAGCAACAGGTATTGAATCATTCCTTAATATATCATGACAGTAAGAAGTTCTGGTTAAATTTATTGAAgggaaaacataaataaatttacataaaaggaaatattgtatTGGATATGATGGgtagctgaaatgtaatgcacactggaacATAATGAGAGAACAAAATGTTGCGCTAATGACAAACAGGTGCTGCTATCTAGTAGTTCACTCCCCTAATTCTAACATTCTACAACTCATTGACTCAAACCCACTCAATTTCTATCAGTCGCCACTGTTATGAAGTCGAGTATGCCTGCCTGTCAATGCATCTAAAAAAATGTGCAGAGACTGGATTTAAACAGTGAAAAACAGGAATGCTAGTGACACTCATAGTCATCAAAAGGTCATTTATAGTGATGACTTGATCAAAGTATTATGAAAAGATGagcaataaaatttcatgcatCAGATGTTAGAAAAGTGAATATTGAGAATGAACCTCATAGTGATCAAAATTTTTCTAAACtagtaaaaagcaaaaaaaaaggagGTAGATGAATTGATTCAACAGACAGTTGCATCACACAAAGCATCGCTGTCCAGAAAAGACAAATCGAGATAATAAACAAGTGGGACACATTACAAAATTGAACTATCATAAGTTCAGTGGTGCCatgaaaattaacagaaaaaacaaataacaaaaggAATCTTGTGAAAAGCTTCAGAAATGTTATGACAAGGCAGATAACTTCCTTTTCTGTATTGTGACCAGAGACGTAACTCAGAAGTATCATTATGACACAGAAGAAATATGGCACAACATGGAATATGGCACTATGTatgattcattataataaaaaaaattcaaaatacaaccttctgtaaaaataattcccTTGACATTTTTCTGAGATTACAAACATGTGGTGTGCTTGACCAACTACCTAAAGCAAAGTAGAGTGTAAATTCTGAGCAATAAAGACATTAAAACACGGTAAGAGATGTGTATATGTTATGTTTAACAATCCATGGAGCTAATAACTCTGCAACGTGATAAAATTCAGTCAAACAATAGTTCATAAGCAACTGTTACGGAACTTGTTTAGTAGAAATTTGAATCTACTCCCTCCATATTAACCATCCTGTGATTTCACTTCTTTCCGCAATTAAAGAGTGATATTAAGGGTATTTATTTCATGGATAAACTAAAGGATGCAGTGAGgttgtggatcaaggaaagaATGTCAGAATTCTTACTGACAAAATGAGAAAACTAGTTCACCACTGGGAGaaaaatgtaactgtaaatggtgactatggggaaaagtaaatgtaattttttgtagcaaataaactTATATgatatttgattcattttcaagttatgagCGACTGTGCATCACATTTTAATCATCcattgtaatttcattaaaaatatataagtacacATGTTTCAGCTATTgttaaagaaaatgagaaaaattaatgcTAACGTTAACATACCGATTCTTTGAATCCACAGAATCTATGAAGTGAACCATTTTTAAGGAACAATCTTATTCCCCAACTATCAATAAATTTTTGCCAGTTCGCTAGATCAATATCATTACTTTGTACTTGTTCTACTTTACCCGTTCTActattcttaaatattatattttgctcAGTAAGCTTCAGTCTTCCAAGGcactgaaacaaaataattgataaagtaacattgtataaaaaaatagaacttaataaaaaactgataaataaaattgtattaaaaaataaaacagattacacAAGGAAAGAATACATACAGATACAGCTTATCAAAGTAAATATAATGCtaactgaataatattatttctaacacCACAGCTAAATTTCATAAtggtttaattaatattctacaaaatataaaaacaagttattaacaaataaaatgaccaacttattaataatactaataacatatagtataaaacatcaaaactgaatgcatatataaacttggtacaaaaaaaaaaatcagaaaatgattttttttaaattccactatATTTCACTATACTGATTACTGGGTAAccaagtaaacataaataaaaggtGACTGTGAGCAAGTGCTtgaccaataaaattttttttcatactttattataCCACAGTATGTAtaggatcaggaaaacacaagatctaaatgtTGTAAAGCAGGTTTGGACAGCATTTACCTGAACAAGATCAAAGTATATACTGCGTTATCAGTACTCTATTTAATTAGtcatcagttttgtgagttatagTACCTGTTCGGATGGCAATCCGTTCTGTGGAGAAAGGTTAGGGTAATGGTTAGTTAGAACTATGGTTACAGTTTTGTGGAAAGGGGAATAAGCCATAAACCAACCTTAATATCACTTTAATCACCAGAATTGAACTTTGAGTCAGGCGTTGAAGATGACTTCGTGATTGATTATCCATTGTACACAAGACTAATAGCACAGAATATGTGTTGTAGTCCTTCTCTCTGTAGagactatatttttctttaaaagttaaattaaagaagCTTAACTTAACACCATCTCAGCCATAGAGATTGTTAAGTATTGTCATACCTTGGTAATTTATCCCACGTCTCTCTCCACAAAATGGATTACCATCTGAACAGGTTTTGATAACTCACAAACTGATAACCGACTAGAATAATGATAACGCGACAAAGACTTTGATCTTGCCAGTCACTTGCTTTCTGACATTTAGATCTTGTTTTTACTTGATCCTAAGCATATCCACTAcgatatattaaagtatgaataaaattattcatactttGTTATTTGAGTTGATCAAATAACTGCTCTGAATTACCAAATAAGAAAACCACTACATCAGTTTTCaatgttcatttataaaaataaactccaTAAAAAATCACAAGAATCACGTTACTTtctagtttaaaaacataaagtcaTACTGCACTAATGAACAGGCCAGCATTATCatgtttaatgttatatttttttgaaaaatgttgtaatGGAATGAAACCCTTACATGTTTACATATaacaattttaggaaaaaattgaaGGCGTCAGGTTAGTaaacatttacttaatatttatatttaaaaacaaattttaaagtttttctgcaaaaatattacatcaaatgGTGGAATATTAAGTGGTTCAGCAACcagtttataagtaattattggTAGATGCATTCCAAAGACAATTTTCTACTTCTCTactttaattttgtcaaaatctATTGTTTAAGAAATGACTGCAACTtctttttgtagatttatatGATATTCTAGTATCTAGAGACAATGTAACAGGGGACTGAAAGCAATTTTGCATCTTTTATACAGCGAGTAACTAAGGGTTGTAATATTTCTGGGttattaaacaaagatatattGCTAATGGGAACCTATTACAGAATAGTAGCTACGAGATAAATCGAAGTACAGTTGTAGGCATAACGGCTGGATTTGAAACTGTCTACCTACTGCATACAAAGGCCTTTAGAATCAGCAATATGAATCAATATTTTACTCAAATCAAAACCTAATTATACATTATGTGGATGTCAAGAATGGTAATTTGCTACTATACAGATAACAAAAAGGCTGGTGTAACATTAACCTAGAagaatcaagggaaaccatgaaAAAACTTTGATCCAAGCATCATTACAAAATacaagattaaacaaaaaaagagaagtttaagatcaatgtaatataaaaaaataatcataatatgaaATAACAGTGATGCAAGTTTGTCAAACAAGACTACActaaaaactcattttattaataGCACGAAGACAAATGGAGGTTATGCAAATAAATTACGATTGATATTTGTTATTCATTACCACTCACGTAACAAGATGATATAAAATAAGTGGCCCATTTTCTGGACAATACTGACGTTTTGAAACTAACATTTTTAGCAAATGTCTTGGATTACATACCATAGCTCCTTTTGTTTCTGTAGTGACATCCGAGAACTCCAGCTCCGTCATTTTGAAAagtataactaaataatatacaataaatatgtaaaattacttcTTAAACACTACAAGTATTACAGTCAACTCGACGACAATTCAGCGTGGTACATAGACCTCCCACCACAACAATAATTGTTACCtctgttttattacatatattggcgccataataattatatgttattttttctgaAGAATGATGCATAATCGTATTTTGATacctgcatatatttttttacgaaaaatgttGTTTCTGGGTATGTTTGGGtaaaataccttacggtggttataaaatacaaaataacttaaatatgtaTTTCTGAAATGTCTAGATCAGACTATCTAAAAATGTGCTTATAGCGTTAAAATACTCTATTAGTTCTtgactgaaaattaataaggagaatataataattattttgaatgtttataaattatagtagACAAGAAAACAAGATCTAGGTCTTTCGTTAAACTCGATAATGAACTATCGATTTGTATAGCTGTCAGTACTATTGTCAATCGTTTGAATTTATATCTGCAGGTTATGGTTTAATTGAGAATTCATTAGAAGTAATTTGTGGGAGACAAAACGGACATTGGCTTTAAACCTTATGTGATATGAAATGGATGATTTTCGTGTTACACTtgtgttaattaattatagaGCAGTTGAAATTCATGAAAGTTAATCCTtatgtatgattaaaataaattaaatgtacaacaAAATTATGTGGTTTCACGAACTTTTGTAGAGGTAAATTTTTCAGAAaccttaaaaatgattttacgaTTCCAGTAACTGCGTAATTTTCACAAATCGTGTGTTAATACAATTAAACAAGTAAttgcagaatatttatttttaacttttactcaTTTTCgtgtattttaatgcaaaattaaacaGTCAAAATGTTATGTATTATGGAGATAGTCAGTGGAAGCACTTTGAGCTTGTCTAAACGCATGCATTATGGCTAAGATGatgaaatggataaaaaatttaatgaaaaatgtacatgCCAACATACGATtgttatagataatttaatagaGGGAGAAACACTTAACTTCTCTCTAGCTCTTTTAAAAGGTGAGGTATCacgttttataaaagataataaaacattacaattaaattgtaataaccaTATTGTAATACACAATAGTGAAACAAATGCAACAACTTATTGgcctgttataaaattaaaatttaagtgccTTGTTGAATTaacaaatggtaaaaataaaattgttctggAATTTTGTAATACgtcatttgaaataattttaaattacaaaccaaGAGCAACAGAATATTTTGTTACACCAgtttacattatttgtaaaaatcatgATGGAAGATTTCAGGCTCCAGTAAATTATGATAACTCAGTTGAATGTGCTTGTCGCAGAATTGTACTTggatcaaaattaattcaaagtttaattgcagaaaaattatttgaaaataattttggaagGAAAACATTTCAAATTGAAAGCGATGTTAATCTTAAAGCTGATAAATGTGTTCGATTCTACAGTAATCTTACTGTTGAAGAAGCAAGATCTATGGATCAAGAGGCTTTGTGGGTTTATTTTGGTAGAGAACTTATGAAGAGTGAACTGTGTAGTAATAAACGCAAATTTCTGGCATTTCTTTCGGCAACATGGTGGGATGGTTCTGATAATGGATCAGTTAAAGCTCATGCAGCTTTAGGGGGTGGTGGTTTAGCATTATTTGGAACTGCTTGTTTATACACTTGGCCAGAGCATGTAGAAGATGTTATAAAGTGTTTTTTGGATACAACTCCTGTTGATACACGATATTTGATGGATGACAGTTGTTTTAGGTaagttttttacttatatttttttaaattttgtttgacaatattaatttatatttaaaataaattggttgcCAATTTTATTGACAATAATTATTCCATTCATCCCTTTATATGTATTACAATCTAGATATGTTATTTTTGATCGTGTGTGAATTTGTCTTGAATACAGTTGAAACAGTTGAATTGATTTTCATAATTTAGGATTATTGTgcctaaataataatagtaacaataataagaGTAACAAAGTAACATCTCTATACATATAATCAAAACTTCCCATAAAATAAAACCTGTAACAATTGAGAATTATAAATCCAGCAATAACAATGACTTTAATGGGAGTTAAAAATTTAGCCCAAGACCTTTTATCTTATCTCAGTCCGTGATCACAAATTTGTCCCTTTTTACaatgatattttctttctttttaaaaatattggatttcTAGATCAGCATGATAAAATTAGATTGacagttttgtaaaatatgtagCCAATATCTCACTTTATGAATGCTTGGAAGTTGTTATCAGaaattttttccagaattatAATACAGTCCTTTATTTAGTGGTGTTAAACCTAGCTTTGATTTTAGTAAATGCTGTCTGAAAGTAGTTAAGAAACCTATCTAGTTTATGGCCAGATAAGCCTATTATATTTTACTCCTTTtgtgttatttgtttgtttaatatgttgGATTTATccaattttgtatattattaagtGCTGTATTGTTTAAGAGTGTTCTCTTGATTCAGTTTGTATGTACTAAGTGTGACAGCTGGatttgtgatatatttttaggaaaatttatgTACGGTTTACCTAATTTCATATGTAGTGTGGCCATTGCAGTGTAATTCATGTACTCTTGGCAGCAGTGTTTATCGTGTGCTTtgttattatatactattatcataatattttcttttcaaaataaaatatacaaaatcatacAACATAATATTCATTATGTGATTTTTCGTAACTAATGCAAATCTCATCATACCCAGttcttaaatgaatattatatattagttttcattttgttattatacaTGTCTGTATGTATCTTGACACAACAGCCCGGCATGAGCTTTGGCCTCCTCCAAACTTCTCTATCTTCTC encodes:
- the LOC142324013 gene encoding uncharacterized protein LOC142324013 isoform X1, whose amino-acid sequence is MDKKFNEKCTCQHTIVIDNLIEGETLNFSLALLKGEVSRFIKDNKTLQLNCNNHIVIHNSETNATTYWPVIKLKFKCLVELTNGKNKIVLEFCNTSFEIILNYKPRATEYFVTPVYIICKNHDGRFQAPVNYDNSVECACRRIVLGSKLIQSLIAEKLFENNFGRKTFQIESDVNLKADKCVRFYSNLTVEEARSMDQEALWVYFGRELMKSELCSNKRKFLAFLSATWWDGSDNGSVKAHAALGGGGLALFGTACLYTWPEHVEDVIKCFLDTTPVDTRYLMDDSCFRGNYGGCFSTTLGSVCHELGHTFDLGHSKDGIMGRGFDNIGLVFLPLAHYFQNHQQCMQYTTVQLISKLNVECFIKSPTTIESANNANSDGSCYVPMLATSSPSLSLSAELINNQSPRPAYSTKNVNSNNNNNNSRFVQQSQASGSNNGSIDDKTHWSPSCAALLAYHRWFNSESEATLRKEDIKYDKLRGVVMSSAGIRVVELRGENGLILHSWQFTTSRIKHQLVVPMQVAGRAELIVIEDSYGNILKQELKVNPHLNR
- the LOC142324013 gene encoding uncharacterized protein LOC142324013 isoform X3 is translated as MDKKFNEKCTCQHTIVIDNLIEGETLNFSLALLKGEVSRFIKDNKTLQLNCNNHIVIHNSETNATTYWPVIKLKFKCLVELTNGKNKIVLEFCNTSFEIILNYKPRATEYFVTPVYIICKNHDGRFQAPVNYDNSVECACRRIVLGSKLIQSLIAEKLFENNFGRKTFQIESDVNLKADKCVRFYSNLTVEEARSMDQEALWVYFGRELMKSELCSNKRKFLAFLSATWWDGSDNGSVKAHAALGGGGLALFGTACLYTWPEHVEDVIKCFLDTTPVDTRYLMDDSCFRGNYGGCFSTTLGSVCHELGHTFDLGHSKDGIMGRGFDNIGLVFLPLAHYFQNHQQCMQYTTVQLISKLNVECFIKSPTTIESANNANSDGSCYVPMLATSSPSLSLSAELINNQSPRPAYSTKNVNSNNNNNNSRFVQQSQASGSNNGSIDDKTHWSPSCAALLAYHRWFNSESEATLRKEDIKYDKLRGVVMSSAGIRVVELRGENGLILHSWQFTTSRIKHQLVVPMQVAGRAELIVIEDSYE
- the LOC142324013 gene encoding uncharacterized protein LOC142324013 isoform X2; amino-acid sequence: MDKKFNEKCTCQHTIVIDNLIEGETLNFSLALLKGEVSRFIKDNKTLQLNCNNHIVIHNSETNATTYWPVIKLKFKCLVELTNGKNKIVLEFCNTSFEIILNYKPRATEYFVTPVYIICKNHDGRFQAPVNYDNSVECACRRIVLGSKLIQSLIAEKLFENNFGRKTFQIESDVNLKADKCVRFYSNLTVEEARSMDQEALWVYFGRELMKSELCSNKRKFLAFLSATWWDGSDNGSVKAHAALGGGGLALFGTACLYTWPEHVEDVIKCFLDTTPVDTRYLMDDSCFRGNYGGCFSTTLGSVCHELGHTFDLGHSKDGIMGRGFDNIGLVFLPLAHYFQNHQQCMQYTTVQLISKLNVECFIKSPTTIESANNANSDGSCYVPMLATSSPSLSLSAELINNQSPRPAYSTKNVNSNNNNNNSRFVQQSQASGSNNGSIDDKTHWSPSCAALLAYHRWFNSESEATLRKEDIKYDKLRGVVMSSAGIRVVELRGENGLILHSWQFTTSRIKHQLVVPMQVAGRAELIVIEDSYGLLKKNHNFY